A stretch of the Microcella sp. genome encodes the following:
- a CDS encoding thiolase family protein — protein sequence MAERADVVFVDGVRTPFGRAGEKGMYFNTRADDLIVKAMIGLLERNPSLPKERVDDVAIAATTQVGDQGLTLGRTAAILAGLPLSVPGYAIDRMCAGAMTSVTTTAGGIAFGAYDVAIAGGVEHMGRHPMGFGADPNPRFLAEKLVSGDALNMGLTAERLHDRFPALTKERADRFGMRSQQKVAAAYEAGKIQPDLVPVALRSEAGFGLATTDEGLRPETTMEGLAGLKTPFRPHGRVTAGNASPLTDGATVSLLASADAAKELGLTTKMRLVSFAYAGVAPEVMGIGPIPSTEKALKKAGLTIDDIGAFELNEAFAVQVLSLLDHFGIDDDDPRVNPWGGAIALGHPLASSGVRLMIQLARQFEERPDVRYGLTAMCVGLGQGGSVIWENPHYTGKKA from the coding sequence GTGGCTGAACGAGCCGACGTCGTATTCGTAGACGGGGTTCGCACCCCCTTTGGCCGAGCGGGTGAGAAGGGCATGTATTTCAACACGCGTGCCGATGACCTCATCGTGAAGGCCATGATCGGCCTGCTCGAGCGCAACCCTTCGCTGCCGAAAGAGCGCGTTGACGATGTCGCGATCGCGGCGACGACTCAGGTCGGCGACCAGGGTCTGACGCTCGGCCGCACTGCCGCGATTCTCGCAGGCCTGCCCCTCAGCGTGCCGGGCTACGCCATCGACCGCATGTGCGCCGGCGCCATGACCTCGGTCACGACGACCGCTGGCGGCATCGCCTTCGGTGCCTACGACGTCGCGATCGCGGGCGGCGTCGAGCACATGGGTCGTCACCCGATGGGCTTCGGCGCCGACCCGAACCCGCGGTTCCTCGCCGAGAAGCTCGTGAGCGGTGACGCCCTCAACATGGGCCTCACGGCCGAGCGCCTGCACGACCGGTTTCCGGCCCTGACCAAAGAGCGCGCCGACCGCTTCGGCATGCGCAGTCAGCAGAAGGTCGCCGCAGCCTACGAAGCGGGCAAGATTCAGCCTGATCTGGTGCCCGTCGCCCTGCGTAGCGAGGCCGGCTTCGGCCTGGCCACGACCGACGAGGGCTTGCGTCCCGAGACAACGATGGAGGGCCTGGCCGGTCTCAAGACCCCGTTCCGTCCGCACGGCCGGGTCACCGCCGGCAACGCCTCGCCCCTCACCGACGGCGCGACCGTGAGCCTGCTCGCGAGCGCCGATGCGGCTAAAGAGCTCGGCCTGACCACCAAGATGCGTCTCGTGAGCTTCGCCTACGCGGGCGTCGCGCCCGAGGTCATGGGCATCGGGCCGATTCCCTCGACCGAGAAGGCTCTGAAGAAGGCTGGCCTCACGATCGACGACATCGGCGCTTTCGAGCTCAACGAGGCCTTCGCCGTGCAGGTACTCAGCCTGCTCGACCACTTCGGCATCGACGACGACGACCCCCGCGTCAACCCCTGGGGCGGCGCGATCGCGCTCGGCCACCCGCTCGCGAGCTCGGGCGTGCGCCTCATGATCCAGCTCGCCCGCCAGTTCGAAGAGCGTCCTGACGTGCGCTACGGCCTCACCGCGATGTGCGTGGGCCTCGGCCAAGGCGGCAGCGTCATCTGGGAGAACCCGCACTACACCGGAAAGAAGGCATGA
- a CDS encoding HRDC domain-containing protein — translation MPVARLAETPVVIDTRAAYLDAVARIAAGEGPVAVDAERASGFRYSQRAYLIQVYRRGAGTFLFDPPAVGSFIELQQAIGGLEWVLHAASQDLACLRELELEPGSLFDTELGARLAGLARVGLGAVVEETLGLHLAKEHSAADWSTRPLPAAWLVYAALDVELLLDVRDEIAARLDAAGKSELAQQEFDAVLARDAPEPRAEPWRRLSGLHTVRGQRALAVARELWRARDDYAREVDTSPGRLLPDSSLIVAARSTLASKRDLAALKTFSGRASRSQLDRWWAAIERGLATDDLPAFRSGEESIPPPRSWPDRNPEADRRIRELKPRLQTVAEQFELPLENLLTPEHVRRIAWSPPLEIDEQSVRGMLAELGARPWQIDATAQVIAAAFVDALQPAEGPVEPAS, via the coding sequence CTGCCGGTCGCTCGCCTCGCCGAGACCCCCGTCGTCATCGACACCCGAGCGGCCTATCTCGACGCCGTCGCCCGCATCGCTGCTGGCGAGGGCCCCGTCGCGGTGGATGCCGAACGGGCGAGCGGCTTCCGGTACTCGCAGCGGGCCTACCTCATTCAGGTCTACCGACGCGGAGCGGGCACGTTCTTGTTCGACCCGCCGGCGGTGGGCTCGTTCATCGAGCTGCAGCAGGCGATCGGCGGCCTCGAGTGGGTGCTGCACGCCGCGAGCCAAGACCTAGCGTGCCTGCGCGAACTCGAGCTCGAGCCGGGCTCGCTGTTCGACACTGAGCTCGGCGCGCGTCTCGCTGGCCTGGCCCGCGTGGGGCTCGGCGCCGTGGTCGAAGAGACTCTCGGGCTGCATCTCGCGAAAGAGCACTCGGCCGCCGACTGGTCGACACGACCCCTGCCCGCCGCCTGGCTCGTCTACGCCGCTCTCGACGTCGAGCTGCTGCTCGATGTGCGCGACGAGATCGCTGCCCGACTCGACGCGGCCGGCAAGTCCGAGCTCGCTCAGCAGGAGTTCGACGCGGTGCTCGCGCGCGACGCTCCTGAGCCGCGCGCTGAGCCGTGGCGTCGGCTCTCGGGCCTGCACACGGTGCGCGGCCAGCGCGCTCTCGCCGTTGCGCGTGAGCTCTGGCGGGCACGAGACGACTACGCCCGCGAGGTCGACACCTCACCGGGGCGGCTACTGCCCGATTCATCCCTCATCGTGGCAGCCCGCAGCACACTCGCGTCGAAGCGCGACCTCGCGGCACTCAAGACCTTCAGCGGCCGCGCGAGCCGCTCGCAGCTCGATCGATGGTGGGCGGCGATCGAGAGAGGGCTCGCGACCGATGACCTGCCAGCGTTCCGCAGCGGCGAAGAGAGCATCCCACCCCCTCGTTCGTGGCCCGATCGCAATCCTGAAGCCGACCGGCGCATTCGCGAGCTCAAGCCTCGACTGCAGACCGTCGCCGAGCAGTTCGAGCTGCCGCTCGAGAACCTGCTGACGCCCGAGCACGTGCGACGCATCGCATGGTCGCCTCCGCTCGAGATCGACGAGCAGAGTGTGCGCGGCATGCTGGCCGAGCTCGGCGCACGACCGTGGCAGATTGACGCAACCGCACAGGTTATTGCCGCTGCCTTTGTCGATGCCCTCCAGCCTGCAGAGGGGCCCGTGGAGCCCGCTTCGTAG
- the dxs gene encoding 1-deoxy-D-xylulose-5-phosphate synthase: protein MALLDTIRSPRDLDQLTESQMLELAEEIRRFLVAEVSKTGGHLGPNLGVVELTLGIHRVFESPRDAIVWDTGHQSYVHKLLTGRQDFSLLRQKGGLAGYPQRSESEHDIVESSHASSSLSWADGISRAFEMTGQNDRHVIAVVGDGALTGGMTWEALNNISDDNSRNLVIVVNDNGRSYAPTIGGMARFLSTVRTRRSYYQFRRGTERAFGYLGAPGRAVYRGVRGGLHGFLSRFTNNEALYSNLDIKYIGPIDGHDLKDVERALRQAKEYSAPVIVHAITQKGKGYEPALADVADQFHAVGQIDPETGESVEQASRPSWTSVFADEIVALADKDRRIVGITAAMLRPTGLHKLAEKHPDRIIDVGIAEQHAVTSAAGLAFGGMHPVVAVYATFINRAFDQVLMDVALHKAGVTFVLDRAGVTGPDGASHHGMWDLSILQVVPNIRLAAPRDATRLREELGEAVAVDDAPTVVRFSKGSVGTEYDAVRRTDDGVDVLREAPHKDVLIVTVGPMAKIGLEVAERLAAQGIGATVVDPRWVVPVPQSVIELARDHRILVSIEDGVRVGGIGTRIRQDLRAAGVDTAVDELGLPDEFLEHATRDEIMERVGLTSQAIARDLVAQVLGTRIPVARPLPDELGATVDQDERTR, encoded by the coding sequence ATGGCACTGCTCGACACCATCCGCTCACCCCGCGACCTCGACCAGCTCACCGAGTCTCAGATGCTCGAGCTTGCGGAGGAGATCCGCCGATTCCTCGTGGCAGAGGTCTCGAAGACGGGTGGTCACCTCGGCCCGAACCTCGGCGTCGTTGAGCTCACGCTTGGAATCCACCGCGTCTTCGAGTCGCCGCGCGACGCGATCGTGTGGGATACCGGGCACCAGTCGTACGTGCACAAGCTCCTCACGGGCCGGCAAGACTTCTCGCTGCTGCGCCAGAAGGGTGGCCTCGCGGGCTACCCCCAGCGGTCGGAGAGTGAGCACGACATCGTTGAGAGCTCGCACGCGTCGAGCTCGCTGAGCTGGGCTGATGGCATTTCTCGCGCCTTCGAGATGACGGGTCAGAACGACCGCCACGTCATCGCTGTCGTCGGTGACGGCGCACTCACGGGCGGCATGACGTGGGAGGCCCTCAACAACATCAGCGACGACAACAGCCGCAACCTCGTCATCGTCGTGAACGACAACGGTCGCTCCTACGCGCCGACGATTGGCGGCATGGCGCGCTTCCTGTCTACGGTGCGCACCCGGCGCTCGTATTACCAGTTCCGCCGCGGAACCGAGCGGGCCTTTGGCTACTTGGGCGCTCCTGGCCGCGCGGTCTACCGCGGTGTGCGCGGGGGCCTGCACGGCTTCCTCTCGCGATTCACGAACAATGAGGCCCTGTACTCGAATCTTGACATCAAGTACATCGGCCCCATCGACGGCCACGATCTGAAAGACGTCGAGCGTGCTCTGCGACAGGCCAAGGAGTACAGCGCTCCGGTGATCGTGCACGCCATCACGCAGAAGGGCAAAGGCTACGAACCCGCCCTCGCCGACGTCGCCGACCAGTTCCACGCCGTCGGGCAGATCGACCCCGAGACGGGGGAGTCGGTCGAGCAGGCGAGCCGACCCTCGTGGACTTCGGTCTTCGCTGACGAGATCGTCGCTCTCGCTGACAAAGATCGCCGCATCGTCGGCATCACGGCGGCGATGCTGCGGCCTACGGGGCTGCACAAGCTCGCCGAGAAGCACCCCGACCGCATTATCGACGTCGGCATCGCCGAGCAGCATGCGGTGACGTCGGCTGCCGGACTCGCCTTCGGCGGCATGCACCCGGTGGTGGCGGTCTATGCGACGTTCATCAATCGAGCCTTCGACCAGGTGCTCATGGATGTCGCCCTGCACAAAGCAGGGGTGACCTTTGTTCTCGACCGTGCAGGAGTCACCGGCCCCGATGGTGCCAGCCATCATGGCATGTGGGATCTCTCCATTCTGCAGGTCGTGCCGAACATCCGTCTCGCTGCGCCGCGCGACGCGACGCGCCTGCGCGAAGAGCTCGGCGAGGCCGTGGCCGTTGACGACGCCCCGACCGTCGTGCGCTTCTCGAAGGGGTCGGTCGGCACAGAGTATGACGCCGTGCGCCGCACCGACGACGGGGTCGATGTGCTGCGCGAGGCGCCTCACAAAGACGTGCTCATCGTCACCGTCGGCCCCATGGCCAAGATCGGGCTCGAGGTCGCCGAGCGTCTCGCTGCGCAGGGCATCGGTGCGACCGTCGTCGACCCGCGCTGGGTGGTTCCCGTGCCGCAGAGCGTGATCGAGCTCGCGCGTGATCACCGCATTCTCGTCAGCATCGAAGACGGCGTGCGCGTGGGCGGCATCGGTACGCGCATTCGTCAAGATCTGCGGGCGGCGGGCGTCGACACGGCCGTGGACGAGCTGGGTCTTCCGGATGAGTTTCTCGAGCACGCCACGCGCGACGAAATCATGGAGCGCGTCGGCCTCACGTCGCAGGCGATCGCCCGCGACCTCGTCGCTCAGGTGCTCGGCACGCGCATTCCCGTGGCGCGGCCGCTGCCCGACGAGCTCGGCGCGACCGTCGATCAGGACGAGCGCACGCGGTAG
- a CDS encoding dihydrofolate reductase family protein, giving the protein MSGSTVYYVAQSLDGFIADRDAALEWLLAFGFEDFQQQYDTFLAGIGAVLMGAGTYRWLAAQGEAWAYTGTPCWVLSSGELPPIDGAADADITVVDDMRAAVDDARAAAGGHDVWVVGGGSTAASLADAGLLDRLHLTVMPITLGAGTRVLPHTLASIRWHLESAQPIGSAGAVELRYRVRSS; this is encoded by the coding sequence ATGAGCGGTTCGACTGTCTACTACGTCGCCCAGAGCCTCGACGGCTTCATCGCCGACCGCGACGCCGCCCTTGAGTGGCTGCTCGCGTTCGGGTTCGAGGACTTTCAGCAGCAGTACGACACGTTTCTCGCTGGCATCGGTGCAGTGCTCATGGGCGCGGGCACGTACCGCTGGCTCGCAGCTCAGGGCGAGGCCTGGGCGTACACCGGCACCCCGTGCTGGGTGCTCTCGAGCGGAGAACTGCCTCCCATCGACGGCGCCGCCGATGCCGACATCACCGTGGTCGACGACATGCGCGCAGCAGTCGATGATGCGCGCGCGGCAGCCGGCGGGCACGACGTCTGGGTCGTCGGTGGCGGGTCCACCGCGGCATCGCTCGCCGACGCCGGGCTGCTCGACCGACTGCATCTCACCGTGATGCCGATCACTCTCGGCGCCGGTACGCGCGTGCTGCCGCACACTCTCGCGAGCATCCGATGGCACCTCGAATCGGCGCAGCCGATTGGCTCGGCTGGTGCGGTCGAGCTGCGCTACCGCGTGCGCTCGTCCTGA
- a CDS encoding 3-hydroxyacyl-CoA dehydrogenase NAD-binding domain-containing protein: protein MTVATSAIAQYSPDQFDELRALSDDEVVTHSYVRDVPLPSGGMLALVTLDNGRDHTRPSTLGPAGLMELAELLDTQKARAAAGEIRALAITGKPFILAAGADLSKVGDIPSYEAGLQMAQMGHYALGKLGELGVPSFCFINGLALGGGVEVALNCDYRTLDSSAAALALPEVFLGIIPGWGGAWLLPNLIGIENALKVVVENPLKNNRMLKPAEAFELGMADVLLSPANFLEDSIRWADDVLAGSVKVKRPNEPGKIERAVKWDVAIGIARKTLEKRLGKVAKSPYAALELLAAAKSSTKAEGFAAEDKALADLVAGDQFRASIYAFNLVQKRAKRPAGAPDKALAKKVTKVGVLGAGLMASQFALLFLRRLQVPVIITDLDQARVDKGLDYIRGEIAELEKKGRIDSDEANRLNALLTGTTDKADFADCDWVIEAVFEELSIKQDVFAEIEQHISPEAVLATNTSSLSVEQIGAKLKHPERVVGFHFFNPVAVMPLVEVVNTPATDEATLATAMATAQALRKNAVITADTPGFVVNRILAKVLGEAMHAVEIGTPFETVVEAQRHFGLPMDPFVLLDLVGLKVGAHVLDTHHAAFPDRFFESKALHELAEANVLLEKDSKGQSKGIDKKAIAIVEKHRPTDATPYTVEQLTARLEDGLADEIHRMLDGGVVEAAEDIDLCMILGAGWPFQMGGVTPFLDRVGASERVFGGTFHDPRIRGIR, encoded by the coding sequence ATGACCGTGGCGACCAGCGCGATCGCACAATACTCCCCCGACCAGTTCGACGAGCTTCGCGCTCTGAGCGATGACGAGGTCGTCACGCACAGCTACGTGCGCGACGTGCCGTTGCCGAGCGGCGGGATGCTCGCCCTCGTCACTCTCGACAACGGCCGTGATCACACGAGGCCGAGCACTCTGGGCCCCGCGGGTCTCATGGAGTTGGCCGAGCTGCTCGATACACAGAAAGCGCGGGCGGCGGCCGGAGAGATCCGCGCCCTCGCGATCACCGGCAAGCCGTTCATCCTCGCCGCAGGCGCCGACCTCTCGAAGGTCGGCGACATCCCCAGCTACGAGGCGGGCCTGCAGATGGCGCAGATGGGCCACTACGCGCTCGGCAAGCTCGGAGAGCTCGGCGTACCGTCATTCTGCTTCATCAACGGCCTCGCCCTCGGAGGCGGCGTCGAGGTGGCGCTCAACTGCGATTACCGCACACTCGACTCAAGTGCTGCGGCGCTCGCGCTGCCCGAAGTCTTTCTCGGCATCATTCCCGGCTGGGGCGGCGCGTGGCTGCTGCCCAACCTCATCGGCATCGAGAACGCGCTCAAGGTCGTCGTCGAGAACCCGTTGAAGAACAACCGCATGCTCAAGCCCGCCGAAGCGTTCGAGCTCGGCATGGCTGACGTGCTGCTATCGCCGGCGAACTTCCTCGAAGACTCGATCCGCTGGGCCGATGATGTGCTCGCCGGCAGCGTGAAGGTCAAGCGCCCGAACGAACCCGGCAAGATCGAGCGCGCGGTCAAGTGGGATGTCGCCATCGGCATCGCCCGCAAGACCCTCGAGAAGCGCCTCGGAAAGGTCGCGAAGTCGCCCTACGCCGCACTCGAGCTGCTCGCTGCCGCGAAGAGCTCGACCAAGGCAGAGGGCTTTGCGGCCGAAGACAAGGCTCTGGCCGACCTCGTCGCGGGCGACCAGTTCCGAGCATCCATCTACGCCTTCAATCTCGTGCAGAAGCGTGCCAAGCGCCCCGCAGGCGCACCCGACAAGGCGCTCGCAAAAAAGGTGACGAAGGTGGGCGTGCTCGGTGCCGGGCTCATGGCCAGTCAGTTCGCCCTGCTCTTCCTGCGTCGCCTGCAGGTGCCGGTGATCATCACCGACCTCGACCAGGCGCGAGTCGACAAGGGCCTCGACTACATTCGCGGCGAGATCGCCGAGCTCGAGAAGAAGGGCCGCATCGACTCCGATGAGGCGAACCGTCTCAACGCACTGCTGACGGGCACGACCGACAAGGCCGACTTCGCCGACTGCGACTGGGTCATCGAGGCAGTGTTCGAAGAGCTCTCGATCAAGCAAGACGTCTTCGCCGAGATTGAGCAGCACATCTCCCCCGAGGCCGTGCTCGCGACCAACACCTCGTCGCTCTCGGTCGAGCAGATCGGCGCGAAGCTGAAGCACCCTGAGCGCGTGGTCGGCTTTCACTTCTTCAACCCGGTCGCGGTCATGCCGCTCGTCGAGGTCGTCAACACCCCGGCCACCGACGAGGCGACGCTCGCGACCGCGATGGCAACGGCGCAGGCGCTGCGCAAGAACGCGGTCATCACCGCCGACACACCCGGCTTCGTCGTCAACCGCATTCTCGCCAAGGTGCTCGGCGAGGCCATGCACGCGGTCGAGATTGGCACGCCGTTCGAGACCGTCGTCGAAGCGCAGCGCCACTTTGGGCTGCCGATGGATCCGTTCGTGCTGCTTGATCTCGTCGGTCTCAAGGTCGGCGCGCACGTGCTCGATACGCACCACGCTGCGTTCCCTGACCGGTTCTTCGAGTCAAAGGCCCTGCACGAGCTCGCCGAGGCGAACGTGCTGCTCGAAAAAGACAGCAAGGGTCAGTCGAAGGGAATCGACAAGAAAGCCATCGCGATCGTCGAGAAGCACCGCCCGACAGACGCGACGCCGTACACGGTTGAGCAGCTGACTGCGCGACTCGAAGACGGGCTCGCCGACGAGATTCACCGCATGCTCGACGGAGGTGTCGTCGAGGCCGCGGAAGACATCGACCTGTGCATGATCCTCGGCGCGGGCTGGCCGTTCCAGATGGGCGGCGTCACGCCGTTCCTCGACCGTGTCGGGGCCTCCGAGCGCGTCTTCGGCGGAACGTTCCACGACCCCCGCATCCGCGGCATCCGCTGA